A single window of bacterium DNA harbors:
- the cas4 gene encoding CRISPR-associated protein Cas4 has product MYDEDDLLPLSALQHLAFCERQCALIHLEGQWQENRLTAQGRQFHRKADETGTESRGDLRISRGLPLRSLRLGLVGKADVVEFHRVRKETSDPSAPAAKLPGVQGLWRPLPVEYKRGRPKPGSEDEVQLCAQALCLEEMFGADVPEGALFYGQPWKRFPVPLGPNLRDETEKLAERLHELMESKVTPPAVKMPRCRNCSLSEICLPRSTGLNSSASGYLEKLIDEALGQGGTDK; this is encoded by the coding sequence ATGTACGATGAAGACGACCTGCTCCCCCTTTCGGCGCTCCAGCACCTGGCGTTCTGTGAGCGCCAGTGCGCCCTGATCCACCTGGAGGGCCAATGGCAGGAAAACCGTCTGACCGCCCAGGGCAGGCAGTTTCATCGCAAGGCGGATGAGACTGGAACGGAATCACGGGGAGACCTGCGGATAAGCCGGGGTCTCCCCCTGCGCTCGCTCCGCCTGGGGCTGGTCGGCAAGGCGGATGTGGTCGAGTTCCACCGGGTGCGGAAGGAAACCTCCGATCCGTCCGCTCCAGCGGCCAAGCTTCCGGGAGTGCAGGGCCTGTGGCGGCCCCTGCCCGTGGAATACAAACGCGGCCGCCCCAAGCCCGGGTCCGAGGACGAGGTCCAGCTCTGCGCGCAGGCGCTATGCCTGGAAGAAATGTTCGGGGCTGACGTGCCGGAGGGGGCGCTGTTCTACGGGCAGCCCTGGAAGAGGTTCCCTGTCCCGTTGGGACCCAATCTGCGGGATGAGACTGAAAAGCTTGCGGAGAGACTTCACGAGCTGATGGAAAGCAAAGTGACGCCACCGGCTGTAAAGATGCCCAGATGCAGGAATTGCAGCCTGAGTGAAATCTGTCTGCCGCGATCCACGGGACTGAATTCGAGTGCGTCCGGTTACCTCGAAAAGCTCATTGACGAGGCGCTTGGCCAGGGAGGCACCGATAAATGA